The Prionailurus bengalensis isolate Pbe53 chromosome E4, Fcat_Pben_1.1_paternal_pri, whole genome shotgun sequence region AAAAAGCACCAAAGCTAAAGCTctataattaaacaaataaataattacaaatccAATTCTATGAGTTCTAAATGTGCTGTTATTCAAAAGTGCATTCTTCCCCATTGAAAagccatttccttttctctttatagctgaaaattaagtctttaaaacACAATGGAAAGACTTTGTTTAAATCAAATAagcaattttgttttgtgttaaacaccataaattataaagaaatgtaagGATGGTTAAACAGGAATATCACTAtgattatattttgtattattataatttataattattttaaagtagaattaaaatacaaaatacgtTCAAGCACAAACAATGGagacacatatttttatatttagagaaTATAAAAGTCACCTTTCACTCATGAGTTCGTCTGAGACTTTTTGCTCTTCGTAGTCCATTTTGTCCTTACTGGTCTGGCTTATTTCCTCACTTTCTAAAACTACTCCTTCATCTTGGATTTTTGGTCCTTGtctaattattttcaatttcctttttttgacttTGTTCTTGGTAAACTCTTGATATTGGTAAGCTCTATCACTGTCCATGTCCTGATCTCTACAACCTTCAAGGGGCTGGGTCATTGTCCGTTTGTTAGAGATGTCCTGTGGGAGGTCCACGGCCATGCGTTTTACCTTTCTCCTTCTGCGCAGAGTTCTGTTCCCAAGGTTGTCCACGGCAAAGTCAGATTCGTGCCACAGAGGTCTTTTTCCTCGTACATTATTATTTAAGTTTGATGATGGCCTGCGCTTAGCCACTAACATTTGGTCATCAGAGTCACTgtgatcttttttattattattgtgattctctCTATAGTCCTTGCTTGGTTCCTCTAAACTAGAGTCAGAGCCTTCACTTAAGCAGTGACCAGTCTCCCATGGGTGGTGAACATTATATGATCTCcgttttctccctctccttttccttgcCTGGCGTTTCAGAGGGCAAGATATACTTCGAGAATGATCTCCTGTTTCAGCAAATCCACCTCGAGCTTGCTCTGAGCTCTCCTCCAATGCTGAGACAAGATCATGAACCAGTTCTTCCATGGTTCGACTGAAATgcctacattttcaaaaaaaagaagaaaaaaaattaaagaaaatagtattAACTGCATTAACCTAGTTTATTACAGCAGACAATTCACTCTAAATCTAAAATTAATAGTtattataaagaaatgtttaaaagctatttaatttttctatccCAGATAGTTTCAAATATTCTGACTCATTTTAAGCTCCTTTTTCATATGTAAGTTCTTTTATTAAACATACGAATTACTTCAAGATAGAGTAAGCATAATATCAGCAATGAAAGATCCCAGTAATTTCCTATTTTTACTGTGTAATTATAGAAAAGTTATTTCTGCTTAAATCCCTGCTCATTAGTCTACTCCTGCCCTTTCCCTAGAGCCAGTTTTGCTAGAACAGATATGGAGAGAGCTTTCTCAAGCCTTCCTccaaccacccctcccccacagcaaTTTCTAAGTGAAGAAGAAAACTGTACAATCCTCTACTCACCACACGCTCTACCCAGTCACCACCATGATATGCGAGGGAGATGGAAAGACTGACAGGTACTTTCAAGATTTGTAATATATGTGAAAGGAGAGTTTAACCAGACACTAGGCATATATTTAGGCCACACTAATCTCATAACTCAGTCAAGCAGAAACTGTTCATACTCAAACTGGAGGCTCACTGGTCTAAAATGGCCCatcatttttcttataattcatTCTGAGACAGTCTCTtcgtattttttaaataaaaagaaacaaacaaaaaccattaaaCTATGTTACCAGTGAGAAAATGATCTGCTTGTCAGCTAGGATAAGTATTCTTTACGgacttttataaattatatcgACCCTTTCCAAACCCAACTCCCAAAGATTCTAGATCGGTTGGTGATGGAAAGCCcaaaattccaattttattttgtaaacagtATAGTTAATTCAAACATGTATCTTTCTTATACAGATCATGAACAATCATTTCTGAGTCTTAGAAGGACCTAGGGATCAAAATAGCCTCAACTACAGAGGTCTATATAACTTCTAAATCTACAGTAGGGGTAGGCACACTTTTCTCTAAAGGGCCAAACAGTAAACTGTTAGGCTTTGCAGTCTATTAGGTCTCTGTCATAGCCACTCAACTTTAGCCACTGTAAGGTGAAAATAGCCCTAggcaatacataaatgaatggctgtgttctaatacaattttatttacaaaaccaagTGATGGCtggctatagtttgctgaccctggtTTATATAGTCTCTACAGTCTATAATTTGAGGCATTTGCAAGTTCcttataataatttttcattttgtgttttcatttgaataatctgaacacaaacatacattttaattcaACTGGATTTACTACTTATAAGATGATTCACACATACAGCTTCTAACACAAGAACTTACTATGTGCTCggcccatttttaagtgttttatatgcATTACCTCATTTCATTCTCACATAATAACCTTATAAGGTGGTAtatgagacacaaagagacacagacaTTAAGGGCAATTTGCCCAAAGTGACACACCTAGAAAATGGTAGAAACAGGTTTCAAACTCCAGCAATCTGGTTCTAGAGcctgaatgctcaaccaactgcagCCAAGAAAGGGATTCTAGTACCACACAATTCCAGTATCCAGTTTGCATTTGTTTATGAGTGATGTAGCAGCAGGTGGTACTATTTTAATTTCTGAGACAGATTTAATATATATCTGCGTAAAGCCAAATGACTcacacttagcattatattcttttGAACAGAAAAGAGGAACGGGAGACCTGAATCAAGGGCAGTATAAGTGGTGGGAGTCAGTTGAATCCAAAGCCCCCGATGCTGTAGTCATCAGTGAAATGTACATTGTGAGCAATTAACTAAATGGACacagttttttattaaaaaaaaaaaattatgtttattcatttttgaaagacagggagagacagagcacaagcaggggtggggcagagagagagggggccacagaacctgaagcaggctccgggctctgagctgtcagcacagagcctgacacagggcttgaactcaccaacggtgagatcatgacctgaaccgaagccggatgctcaaccgactgagccacccaggcgccccgacatcgTCTTTCATTTAATGTGGGCATTGTATTTTCCTGATCTATCTCCTTTAGCATTCTGAATTAACATGGTGActgaagtatatattttaaataaactctggAAAGTCACTAAAAGGGTCCTATATATTACTCAGGTTTTAGAACCCTGCATTTGGTTATGAGAAATAGGTGTCACGTAGGAATTAGCATTAAGCCAAAAGAAGGGCTACAATTCTGACTATACTGATAAGCCAAATGGGTCTTTTCTCCATCATCTCTATGTTAAtaatcacatttttgttttccctttattgcaataaatattttgttcatttccttgAATACTATTTCTTTGGAAGAAATGTAGTTTGAAAGACCTATGATCTCTGAATATAATATTGCACCTTTAATAAAATTCACTGGACGCCAGCTTAACGTGTACCAGAATAAGGACCTTTGTCTAAAAGAAGACTCGGTATCACCTGGTTCTTAAGTAACTTACTCTTTGGAGACGCAGTTTTCTCATCAATGGGTGAATGACTAGGTCTGattattaatatgaaattaacTCAATGCATGAATGTCATCTACAACTAAAGTTGCAGGTTATTTTGGAAGTTATAATCTAGTGCTtcaccacaaaaaggaaatgtgGTGGACCTACCACCATTAGATAAAGGTTAGCAATCAGATTCAATCCATTGAAACTTAAGTCTTCaatcaatttcatttaaaaagtattgtaACAAACAGCTTAAGAAAATAGAACTGGTATTACtaagaatgaaagcaaaatttCTTGATAACATCATTAAAATTGTCACCTTACTTGactttgtattgtttttctcaagaaaaaaaaagacatgacattaaaaaaattttaggggcgccgatgtggctcagttgattaagtgtctgacttcggcttgggtcatgatctcacagttcatgggttcgagccccaggacgggctctgtgctgacagcttagagcctggaacctgctttggattctgtctccctctctctctgcccctcccccactcactcacatatataacaaacaaataaacattaaaaaaaaaaattaaaaaaaaatttatccagAGAACCCTATTTATGCCATGATGTCACTCAAATAGGGATCAGATACGAATGCCAATGAagacatttactttaaaaagactttttaaaagcctcacaaaaacacagaagaaaatatgcaACATTCAGAGTTAAAATCACTTTTCCCCCCACTTCAGTTTCAACTTCACCAGACTCCCGCAAGTCAAAACCCTTGTTAATGAGCTAGTGATATTATAGTCAGTCACGCTGCTTCACTTCTATCTCTCAGGGAAAACTGGCATCATCTGGCCTCACAGAAATAAAGTCATTATAAGAGATCACATAATCAATAgctcatttatttcctttgcctcggCAGTTACATTGAAGACCATGGTATGGAAACACTTTATCTTcaagatattttcttaaatgagacTTTTCCTATTGAAGAAAGAACCTGAAAATACAGAACTTTTCTGTACAAAAACGTGTTTATTAAGCATTCATAGCTGTAAAGTTTAATTACAGTAAAATTTAGTGAATTACCACTTAGCTAATTTgaataacattcatatttataaaacaatttttctccatttgaaATTCAATGGAAAAGATATCTTTTGAGAATAGTTTGCATTAGGTACAATGTCTAAGATGACAGTTCACTAAGAGTTTTCTTCAAATACtccaaataaatagaataagaTTATAGTCCCACTATCTATCTAAAGTGGGATTTTGAAAACGACATGACCTGAACAGATAAGCATTTTGGTTTTTCGCAGGTGTATTTGCATTATGCTGAGCAATATAAAACGTATGATCAACCCAAAATTTGATATGCCAGTTTTAGGTAAGAATTTTGTGCCAAGGGTTAAGTTTTTGTCAGTCTTCTTCTAGGCACTATTAAAACATCCaataaaatgagtaaattgtTCTCCCTGGCTTTCTTAACACCAAATTCTAACTCAGACAAAGGCTTTCCTTAAAAACGTATGTTTGAGAGTGAGGATGGTCAATGAATGTAGAAACCTGGTGCTGAGTTTAGAGTTTTCTTTCAAGTGTTTCTTGCTCAAGAAAGAAGACTCAGGACGTGGCCTTAGTCCAAACTCGATGCTCACATGCTCCCACAGGACTAGCAGTTGACTGATGAATCAAATCAAGGGCTCTCATACAGCAGTCAACAATGTACAGGGAGGCATGGCAAAGAAGCCCAAGAAAGCCCAGAAAAACTGATCCCCCAAAAACTGACAGCCAATTACTCCATCAGTGACTTTTCCTTTTTGGAGACTCTATTAGCAATAACTACTATTCCTAAGAGGATAAAATACAGCATGTAcagaaaaattagagaataatTTCCTTGCCTGGACACtgataaaaataactatataataAGATGATAGACATGTGTGTCTTCATAAACCCaacaatttcattaaaaagaaacaaaaatcttccATATGTAACAAAAAAGTAACTGACCACAGCTATCAAATACCTaggtaaggaaaaagaaatcaaatgctCCTTATCACCTAATACATGGTAAAATTCTCCTCTTCATCTCTGTAAAACACAGGATTATTTCTTCTACAAACTTAAGTAACTCTAGCAGTGGAGTGCTAAAACTAATTCACCCACTGCTAAATACAACTACTTAATTGGCTTCTAGCAAGTTAAGGAAATAGCCATTTATTGTTAGTTTCTGCATGAATAAAAATTCAATGTGTACAAAAACAATGTAGGAGGAATACCTAGTCAAGAGCTATGCTGACGAATGTATGCTATGACTGATcacaaacttaagaaaatagtCTTGGAATTACATGTTTTGATATTCATGTTAGCTTTGGCTTAAGATAGGAAGGGTGGTTTGGTCATAAAAGTAAATAGCTAAAGAATACACATTAAAGTTAACACATAATAGTGTAGATCATGACAATGAGTGCCTAAACATGCAAACAGCAGCCTTAGAGATGCTACATCAgggctggctgggtggctcagtcagttaagcgtccagctcagagttcctgagtttgagccccaccacgatggactctgctgacagtgcagagcctgcctgggattctctgtctctttctcgttctgcctgtctcctgctcatgcttgctttctctctcaaaaataaataaattaaaaaaaaaaaaaaaagatgccacatCAAGGGCTAAATTTCATGcctaattcaataaaatatgatttgTTTGATTAAAATTTCTACTGCTCATAGGAATTTATGCATTTCCGTCTTCAATGGTAACATTATTTGTCAAAATAAGTCTTTATCTCAGTCTAGTAacctttaaaatgattaaaagaagTATCTCCTTTTATATACTTTGGGGAAATATTTCTTAGGAAATATAGAATAACCCTAAcattaaatgttaacatttaagcTAGTTTAGAAATTCCTTGACCTACCTAACTTAAACCATTAATCAGAAGtaaccttttctctcttcttgaaaGAGGTAGCATGGAGTTAGGGGAACTTATTATGAAACGTGTAAGTAATTAATTATAACTTTACATTAATATTAGGCAATGCACATGGACCAGAATTCTCTAGGTAGGGGAAAAGGCTGGGAGGAAACTAGAGAACACAAGCTTTAAAGTCAAATCTATGAATGTGGAAACTAAATTTGACTCTATTCCTTAGCTATAGGACCCTAAACAAATTACTTATTTTCAGACTGTTTATTCATCATAAAAATGGTACATTTTCTACCTTGAAGGGATTCTGTGGGATGAGAGTGAATACTTATGTGAGAGTAGTTATTTCATCTTTTAACAACCTCTGTACAGGAATGAGGTGGTCACtgaaatatcaaatcattctgctTTTAAGGTGTAACCACCTTATGAATCCTGAGGATATCATAATGAAAGCACAGACCTTACCCTTTCTGAGTTCTTGAACCACTCTGACTCATGGGAAGAGGGGGGAATAACAGACATTAGCAAAAATCTTGCATATCATTTCAAGACATTCATGCACTCTTTAAAGATtttcatgaatattaaaaaaaaaaaactaaaaattaatgcTGCATTTCTGACTGACTCCTAACTTAATAATATATagatacaagaaaaaataaatcaaagaaagtcATTCCACCAAGTTAGGAGCCACAGGTTCTCCACCAAACAGAAAAGTTCACTGCCAATGGAAGCAAAGGTTCCACGGACTTGAACTTGACTGGAAGTGCTGCTGGCACCTGCTATTTTGTCACTTTTGTTACCACAGGAACAGGCAGAaagctttctttcctccaaaCCCTAGCAGTTaggccaaaaattaaaaattaacttaaatttaagaaaatcattcaTGGCTTTAGAAAAAAGTCTTTTTCTACTTTCCAAATAGTGAGTTAATAAGGCAAGCTCATTTGCTATTTAAATTTGAAGgttcttctgtttttaacttcatttaactTCAAGAGTCATTCAAAACTTTACGCTCTAATCACTTTTGAAACACAAattgttgaataagaagttgtgTAAATGACATAAAGTCAaagtctaaaacaaacaaaaataattcagagtctaaaaaataattcattccaATTCTTGTCAATATGCATACATTAGAGCACATCTAGGCAAGTTTCTAATATGGACGAGAGGAGTCTCATTCATTGCTCAAACATGGTAACCAactattcaatatttattgaatacataaTATATTCTGAATTCTTAGAATAAGAATGAAGACAACTGAATATTAATTACAAGTACCTAGCATAATGCTTGACATGCaacagatgtttaaaaaagatctgttggggggcacctggatggttcagtaaGTTAaccagctgacttcggctcagggcatgatctcacactgtgtgggttcaagccctgcgtcaggctctgtactgacagcttggagcctggagcctgcttaggattctgcgtctccttctctctctgcccctccctcactcacactcttgtctctctctcggtctctctcaataaataaataaataaatattttttaaaaagagatctgTTGGGTGAACAAACCAATGAATGACTgaacaaaaaaacaggaaaaatatggcTTCACTAAAAATTTAGACAACCCTGATTTCAAAGTTTCTGCCACATTAACAAGCCAGATACTCTTTAACTTTCTGGCTACCTTTCTAGCACAGCAAATGTGGTGGTAAAGGACAAATTATCAAAGATGTTTTAAAGGTTTCCAGCTTgccataaataaaaatgctaaagagCTAAACTAATATTAATGGGTTACTTGGCCAAAATCACACTGGCCATTGCTTTGATCCCTCATTGTCAAAACAGAAACCTGACTCAAACAAACCTGACAGTATGGAATTGACCtcaagataaaagacaaaaaaaaaaaaggcagttatttaaaaaatgtacattttccaCTATGCCATTTCTTGGACccaaagaaaatccaaataataaataagaaagaaactacagaaaaaaggaaatgatctataataaatatagtttataattttaaggtctttaaaaaaaaaagcaaaccacacACATTGAAACAAATAGTATGGCTCAATATATCAGTAATTCAATATTCTCATTATCAAGGACTTAATTGTAAAACGTGTTAGTTCAacctttaaaatcttaaaaaccagaaattcactttaaatataaataatataaatcacTAATAAggtaaaaagtaataaaagcgTACCTAAATTATAAATGTGGTTTATCCATTAAATGaatcaaattttaaaaggcagGTTAACATTATAAGTGCCACAATACTTATGCTTTTTGGCCCCTAATTTCAAAATTGTGTGTGGATGAGGAGTCAGGAAAAGGAGATAGAAACTCTCAGGTATAacgattttataaaaatataatataaaccaCTTACAAGAACAATTTGCACAAAAGATATATTCATTTCctgaggatttttattatttaattgtatACAACTTGTCTTCTGTAGcagtaaattacaaaatataatcTCAGTTCTATTTTTCAAACAAATTGTTAAAGGGGTCGATAAATCATCTACTATTTACCCCTTTGGGGCCTAAAACTTGAAAAATCTAATCTCGACATTGGAGAAAAAGTTGAAGTCAAGATGGGAGGTATATACAACAGGAATTCAGGCTGGCTAACCTATCCGGGCATAGTCTTTCCCGTTTAGATATTCCCGTGATATTGTATCTTATTCAGACAAATAGGACGTATACGAGGATGGTGAAGAATTGTTCTAGGTATACCAGCATCACACTGCAAACATGGTacgtgggcaagttacttaagctgTATTTGCTCCTGTTTTGccatttctaaaatgcaaaaaaaaacgACAGCACCCACCTCAAAAGATTTACATgagatatatgtacataaaacTCCGCACCAAGGAATCAACCAGTAGTAGCAACCCCAGCGGCACTGGGGCTTCCTTACTGAGAGCAAACTTACGTGCATAGTATGGTAAATGTCTGgtcaatgaatgaaaaagaaaattccattgaGAACTTTCCAATAAGGGAATGGTTGAGCAGATAAACTAGAAAATCAAGGTTCCAGTTTGCTGGAAAGTGTTCATTCTGGCCAATCAGGCGTGATTTTTCCGAGTTTCATTAAGAAACAATGATTAAGTGCTAAGCACTACGTTATCCTCTGggccatgagaaaaaaatgaattctacaCCGATAATTGAAAAGAAGATAAGCATTTTAAGAGAACTGAAGGAGGGTTTCTCTGTATTATACGGAGGTACCTGACTATGAGTTGGTGAGAAggtgaaagggagaggaaggagttgGAAGagtcatacttttttttattaaatagccCTCTGTCCTACAAATCAGAATCGCTGCAACAAGGGCAGACCAACCTATAAAGCACATTTTGTTTAGTTCCCTTAACAAGGTATTGAATGGTGAAACATTAAGACAGGTACCTATTAGATGCCTGGGGAGGGAATTCTGGGATAATGGAAATGTCCTATATCTTGTTTTGTGTGGTGATTACACAGTATATACAACTGtcagaactaaaaataataaacatgtaacAAGTGTTTTATGTTATGCTAATGAcacacaccattaaaaaaaaaatatggctcaTTTAAGAAAGTACTCCCAGCTTTCTCACGGGAAAGTGTCAGAATTTAAAAGTATAACCACTATAAAATGAACTACAGAACGATCTAATCTCATTCAAAACATTTCAAGCAAgatattcttttaacttttcaccGATAAGGGACGCAGAGGAATTCTTTGAGATCACAGACTACTAGCGTGCCTCATGGTCTCATTCATTGCAGAATCTAAGAATGGACGTTTTCAGGCCACAGGTCACCCATTTTTCAATACTTTATGCTTGAAATTGTCAGTGGGAAACTTGTTTCACTGCTTGTCCGACGTATGCTTGGGGAAAAATAGGCCTGGCATTGCAGAGCTTTCAATCAGAAACCCAAAACCCAGCTTCTAGGTCCAGGACTAAAATGTCCATGGCAATTTTGGACAACTCACTTAGGAATTCTGTGCCCGTGATAATCTCCTATCAGAGCTGTCATAAAGATAAAGTGCATGAATttgtgaaagcactttgaaaaatcAAAGCAATATATTATTTCAAAGTGGCACTGGTGATGGGGGTACTGTAGCCCTGGTCAAACCCCAAACCTAAAATCCTGGCATTTACATGTTCTTAAGGAACACTCATACACATCTCATTTGAACTAAAATGGACCGTTCAAGGGGCAGAAACACGTAGGCCACTCCCATTCCAGAAAAGAGAGGGGTGAGTGGGGTGTCTTCTAGTACTAAACTTCCAGAACTCTAGATTTCTGGGATTTGATCCCCCAAGACACCTGCTGTAATCTAGTACAATTAAAAAGGAACGTGAGTGGATAAGATCTATATTAAGTTAGCTTCTTCTGTCCCTAGCCTTGTCAACAATCAGGGACGAAATGAATTGCTCTTGGAGTATAGACAGCTTTACTCCCCAAATATCGTAGAGGGTTGGGCAATCAGCAAGCATTTACCGTACTCCTGCACACATCTTTACCACACACCTCAACGCCTTGCTCAAATCGCTTCCAGCCCAGGCACGAGTGAGAGCAAGGCCTAAGTGTCTTCAGATCATCCATCCCCAACTCCCTCCCCCTTCTATTCCAGGTCCGGCGGCCTCAGGCCATCACACCCTCTCCTGATCTCCCATCCCCAGGGCCGCCAGCCTCACCAGCTGTTCCCGGCGGCTGGAGCTCCGATCGGTTGGCGCCCGGCGGCCCCGAACATTAACGACACCCAGGAGCCTGGCCTCGAGGCTCAGGCCCGAGAACAGACTCCAACTACCACAGCACCAGCGACTTCCAGAAGCAGTTCAGCATTTTGAGCTGAGCTTCCGGAAGCAGACGGGAGGCGGAAACCGGATGCCCGGAGCAACCATTACCTCTCCTCCCCGCACCGCCTTCGTCGCCTGTAATCTCCTCCTTTTTAACTCACAGAAAAGATAGAGGCAAGTCCCTGGAACCTTTTCCTAcgaaaaatttcttaaatgtctttCTAGTATTCTGCAAACTGAAGCAGGGTGGCAAATAGAAGTGGAGTGGTCGAAAAGTTGTACCCTCGGGACTAGCTTTATGGTTTAGCCCGGTTGCCATGGAGACCAATAGTAACAGCGGTGCTCCCGCAGAAGCCGGGACGCTATGGCCACGTTAGCTCGCCTCCAAGCTCGGTCGACGTTCCTGGTACACCAGTACTACTTCAGGAACAGGTAAGGCGTCGACTGGGGTACAGCTCAGAGGGCTGGCTTCGCCCTCGCCAGGCGTTCCTCGGCAAGAGTTTCCTATTAACAAAGTCCCTGAATCAGTAAATACCAAGCACTTCTCCCCGCTTCGTTTGTTGGCCGCAAACTTAACCACAAGTTTAAAAGTAGTGTTACCATACAGAGGAATTATAGATGGGGGTAAAGGGAGGACATAGTTATTAGCTTGAGATGGCTTAGGAAACTGCCCACTATAGATAAAATTGCAGAATAAAGTATTCTTCTGGGACATCATCACTCCACAGTTTGATGAAACCCATGCCCTCCCTGTTGAAGTTTTAGTACCCTGACTGGGGTCACCCAAGTACTCTAGCTGGGTGATCTCCGTTGTGTCTCCCGTTTGCCTGGGGATTTGAGCCTCCATGGTTTCACAGATGTCATTGAACTCAACTGTGCCATGGCTCATTTGTCTTCCCGAAGTGACAGTATCTAAACCATTCTGGCCGTGATGAGAATAGGCTGGCATtccttccatttcatttattattactattaatattttcagtATAAAGAGAAATCTCTAAAGATCATGAAAGAATCAAAATTCCAATGTTCGCctagttaaaacaacaacaacaacagagtgTTTGTAGCTTTGGGCACAAAGGCCGTATAAAATATCAATATGTGAAAAAAGGTAACTGGCAGTTTCCTTAAGCAATGATTGCCATTTCCCATGTGTTATTGGTTAGATCAGCGCTTTGTAAACTGTAGtgtacattagaatcacttgaggatgatgttagaatgtagattctgattcagtgggtctccGTTATGGCCAGAGAATCTGCATTCTCAGAGGAGTTCCTGTGAGGCCCcattgtgcaaaaaaaaaaaaaaaaaaaaaaaaaaaaaaaaatgtgtgtggggggactTTGTAGAAAAGGAACTAGGTATGGGTCTACTTCTTAAACATCCTTAACAAATTATGTATCTATTCCCACTTTGCatgagggaaggaaaatgagattCATGTAGAAAAAATTCACAAGCTATTCAAAGTAATGTTGGTTTGATGGGAGGAGATTAAGCCAAGAGACCAAAACAGGTGGCTACTGTAGAGTTAGAATTAATGGTTTGCATAGGTGTAAACTTTAATACAGGTATAATGAGaacttttacagaaataaaattagaggaaaaaaagttactggaatgaatttttaaaaaaaatagacgtTTCTAGTTACAAATAtagtaaatgaatttaaaaacagaaaagtcacTAGTGAGAGGTAAATGTTTTAGGAGAGCAACGTGGAGGACATATCCAGGGGATTTAGCATGTGAATGATAGTCACTGCAGAATttgggagtgggagtgggaagAAGATAAATGACTAATAAAGAAGTAGTagaagaaaactttcctaaactGGAGAAAGAATATGGCTTTGAATGGAGAGGGCTCTGAGTAtgagacaggatttttttttttttaaagacacacttCTTAGATGTTATCTGGCAAAATTTCAAGGATACAGAAACAATTTTACAAGCTTCTAATC contains the following coding sequences:
- the GPATCH2 gene encoding G patch domain-containing protein 2 isoform X2; translated protein: MFGAAGRQPIGAPAAGNSWHFSRTMEELVHDLVSALEESSEQARGGFAETGDHSRSISCPLKRQARKRRGRKRRSYNVHHPWETGHCLSEGSDSSLEEPSKDYRENHNNNKKDHSDSDDQMLVAKRRPSSNLNNNVRGKRPLWHESDFAVDNLGNRTLRRRRKVKRMAVDLPQDISNKRTMTQPLEGCRDQDMDSDRAYQYQEFTKNKVKKRKLKIIRQGPKIQDEGVVLESEEISQTSKDKMDYEEQKVSDELMSESDSSSLSSTDAGLFTNDEGRQGDDEQSDWFYEKESGGACGITGVVPWWEKEDPTELDKNLPDPVFESILTGSFPLMSHPGRRGFQARLSRLHGLPSKNIKKSGGTTTSMATNWTSEIPL